The Rhinatrema bivittatum chromosome 4, aRhiBiv1.1, whole genome shotgun sequence genome window below encodes:
- the IFNG gene encoding interferon gamma produces the protein MSSFGSYSFELSALNKDIASLLKHFPSSDSPKDIGGSIFMPLLCDWTEEGDRKLLLSQIVSMYLQMFEVELSKNSSMKESIKNITMALNIVRTDALRASSEKLQKLVDLQRLKMSDTRIQHRAIKDLFLVFQELRKMDSKTPSTICIRKKRSKERRRRGN, from the exons ATGAGCTCCTTTGGAAGTTACAGTTTTGAACTTTCGGCACTGAACAAAGACATTGCAAGTCTGTTAAAGCACTTT CCGTCCAGTGACAGCCCGAAGGACATAGGAGGATCTATTTTCATGCCATTGCTGTGCGACTGGACTGAG GAAGGTGACAGAAAGTTGCTACTGAGTCAGATTGTTTCCATGTACTTGCAAATGTTTGAAGTGGAGCTTAGCAAGAACAGCAGCATGAAAGAGAGCATCAAGAACATCACCATGGCCCTCAACATAGTGAGGACGGACGCCTTGCGCGCAAGCAGTGAGAAACTTCAAAAGCTTGTGGACCTGCAGAGACTGAAG ATGAGCGATACCCGGATTCAGCACAGAGCCATCAAGGACCTCTTTCTCGTCTTCCAAGAATTGAGAAAGATGGACAGCAAAACCCCCTCCACTATTTGTATCAGAAAGAAGAGGAGCAAAGAACGGAGAAGGAGAGGGAACTGA